In the Mauremys mutica isolate MM-2020 ecotype Southern chromosome 13, ASM2049712v1, whole genome shotgun sequence genome, one interval contains:
- the FNDC11 gene encoding LOW QUALITY PROTEIN: fibronectin type III domain-containing protein 11 (The sequence of the model RefSeq protein was modified relative to this genomic sequence to represent the inferred CDS: inserted 1 base in 1 codon), giving the protein MGSHGSCLGLXGARAARPKRGGGGELPRDTPPGSATATMSFGTMDVYLNEIENNLQSILYSEEEDQENETWKMYMERKNIVLEFLHADLSLHLLKRHHKRIELLKKCSYYIEILPKHLALGDQNHLMLPTTMFQLIDPWRFQRMKKVGTVQTKIQLLLLTDLLEQLEQGREELVHFLETYDMVTFLAKWDLVKQKLSNLSELMDNFLAMLVPGRLYVKHRLVSDVGATKIPHIRLVLSTKMPVMFDRKESVAHEDWVSLKWFITSQQSQPEQYELRFKLLEPRAQQERIQCGIMPVTSNMCEIRNLLSDRSYRFTVKRAEAYTLVYEQWRDTITLKTKPYPDEDMESTMCEP; this is encoded by the exons ATGGGTTCCCatggcagctgcctggggc gcggagccagggcagcccggcccaagcgagggggcggcGGGGAGCTGCCCCGGGACACGCCGCCCGGCTCGGCCACAG CAACTATGAGTTTTGGAACCATGGATGTGTATTTGAATGAGATAGAAAACAATCTGCAGAGTATTTTGTACAGCGAAGAGGAGGATCAGGAGAATGAAACCTGGAAGATGTACATGGAGAGGAAGAACATTGTGCTGGAGTTCCTGCATGCTGACTTGAGTCTCCACCTGCTGAAACGCCACCATAAGCGAATTGAGCTTCTGAAAAAGTGCTCTTATTACATTGAAATTCTGCCCAAGCATTTGGCACTGGGAGACCAGAACCACCTCATGCTGCCCACCACAATGTTCCAGCTGATTGACCCCTGGAGATTCCAGAGGATGAAGAAGGTGGGAACAGTCCAAACCAAAATCCAGTTGTTGCTCTTAACTGACCTGTTAGAACAATTGGAACAGGGGCGGGAGGAGCTGGTCCACTTCCtggagacctatgacatggtaacATTCCTCGCCAAGTGGGACTTAGTCAAGCAAAAGCTGTCAAATCTGTCTGAGCTGATGGATAATTTCCTTGCCATGCTAGTGCCTGGAAGGTTGTATGTCAAGCATCGTCTGGTGTCGGATGTTGGGGCTACCAAAATCCCACACATTAGGCTTGTTCTGAGTACCAAGATGCCAGTGATGTTTGATCGAAAGGAATCAGTGGCACATGAGGACTGGGTGAGCCTCAAGTGGTTTATCACAAGTCAACAGTCACAGCCTGAACAGTATGAACTCAGGTTTAAGCTATTGGAGCCCCGAGCCCAGCAAGAGCGGATCCAGTGTGGAATAATGCCGGTCACGTCCAACATGTGTGAAATCCGGAACCTGCTGTCTGACAGATCCTATAGATTCACAGTTAAAAGGGCAGAGGCATACACACTTGTCTATGAACAGTGGCGTGATACCATCACATTGAAGACAAAACCTTATCCTGATGAAGACATGGAGAGCACCATGTGCGAACCCTGA